In the genome of Danio rerio strain Tuebingen ecotype United States chromosome 23, GRCz12tu, whole genome shotgun sequence, one region contains:
- the LOC137489166 gene encoding sushi, nidogen and EGF-like domain-containing protein 1 isoform X2 — MPCVGTLKVATFQVVLASSVQRSFILLNYGNISKLGQTWLAGYDTVDSANSFTIKVSNASELSSSSNTNVNGRSTFPVDGSTKVPSNFLPSDDGQAVNSTANDGSSDAISLQQPFKFFGRTYSQIYMNSNGYLTFTKPLPAFNSSLNPKRDIIAPLWTQLDSRRGGSISYINKPSSNVLAQVTAAVKQYFPNIPFAAASAFVATWKSVPYNNSGGVVNFQVVLAYNVHRSFVFIYYGDIAETGQPWQAGYSTVDSASSFLVPARSVSELSSSSNIKVTGCWAFQVDGSPKLPDNFIPFGNGEMVTPRLDNGSSEAIILQQPFKYFGRTLNQTFVRTAFVTFHIKRHF, encoded by the exons ATGCCATGTGTTGGTACTTTGAAGGTGGCTACTTTCCAAGTGGTTTTAGCCTCCAGTGTTCAGCGCTCTTTCATCCTGCTGAATTATGGAAACATCTCAAAGTTGGGACAAACCTGGCTG GCTGGTTACGACACGGTGGACTCGGCCAATTCTTTCACGATTAAAGTAAGCAACGCCTCAGAACTCTCATCCAGCAGCAATACCAATGTCAATGGTCGCTCCACTTTCCCAGTGGATGGCTCAACAAAAG TGCCAAGCAATTTCCTGCCTTCAGACGATGGCCAAGCAGTGAACTCCACTGCCAACGATGGAAGCTCAGATGCCATTTCCTTGCAGCAGCCTTTCAAATTCTTTGGACGTACATACAGTCAGATCTAT ATGAACAGCAATGGATACCTAACATTTACTAAGCCGCTGCCTGCCTTCAACTCCTCCCTGAACCCTAAAAGAGATATCATTGCTCCTCTTTGGACTCAACTTGACAGTAGACGTGGTGGAAGCATCTCTTACATCAATAAGCCAAGCAGTAATGTTCTGGCACAAGTCACTGCAGCGGTCAAGCAATACTTCCCCAACATACCTTTTGCAGCTGCTTCAGCATTTGTCGCTACCTGGAAAAGTGTGCCCTACAATAATAGCGGAGGG GTGGTCAATTTCCAAGTGGTTTTAGCCTACAATGTTCATCGCTCTTTTGTCTTCATCTATTATGGAGATATTGCAGAGACCGGACAGCCATGGCAG GCTGGCTATAGCACCGTGGACTCTGCTAGCTCTTTCCTAGTTCCAGCACGCAGTGTCTCAGAGCTCTCATCAAGCAGTAATATCAAGGTGACAGGTTGCTGGGCTTTCCAGGTGGATGGGTCACCAAAAT TGCCAGACAATTTCATACCATTTGGAAATGGAGAAATGGTAACACCCCGTTTGGACAACGGCAGCTCTGAAGCCATCATACTGCAGCagcctttcaaatattttggacgcACTCTGAATCAGACCTTTGTAAGAACTGCATTTGTCACTTTCCATATCAAGAGGCATTTTTAA
- the LOC137489165 gene encoding uncharacterized protein, which yields MNSNGYLTFTKPLPASNSSLNPKRDIIAPLWTQLDSRRGGSISYINKPSSNVLAQVTAAVKQYFPNIPFAAASAFVATWKSVPYNNSGGVVNFQVVLAYNVHRSFVFIYYGDIAETGQPWQAGYSTLDSASSFLVPARSVSELSSSSNIKVTGCWAFQVDGSPKLPDNFIPFGNGEMVTPRLDNGSSEAIILQQPFKYFGRTLNQTFVNNNGLLTFAKPPSDCIPFLNSGRDLIAPLWTHFDNRQGGTISCREDTSSDVLAQVNAAIKQNSPNANFTASSAFVATWDNVPYYDGRGVATFQVVLASSVQRSFILLNYGNISQLGQTWLAGYDTVDSANSFTIKVSNASELSSSSNTNVNGRSTFPVDGSTKVPSNFLPSDDGQAVNSTANDGSSDAISLQQPFKFFGRTYSQIYMNSNGYLTFTKPLPASNSSLNPKRDIIAPLWTQLDSRRGGSISYINKPSSNVLAQVTAAVKQYFPNIPFAAASAFVATWKSVPYNNSGGVVNFQVVLAYNVHRSFVFIYYGDIAETGQPWQAGYSTVDSASSFLVPARSVSELSSSSNIKVTGCWAFQVDGSPKLPDNFIPFGNGEMVTPRLDNGSSEAIILQQPFKYFGRTLYQTFVRTAFVTFHIKRHF from the exons ATGAACAGCAATGGATACCTAACATTTACTAAGCCGCTGCCTGCCTCCAACTCCTCCCTGAACCCTAAAAGAGATATCATTGCTCCTCTTTGGACTCAACTTGACAGTAGACGTGGTGGAAGCATCTCTTACATCAATAAGCCAAGCAGTAATGTTCTGGCACAGGTCACTGCAGCGGTCAAGCAATACTTCCCCAACATACCTTTTGCAGCTGCTTCAGCGTTTGTCGCTACCTGGAAAAGTGTGCCCTACAATAATAGCGGAGGG GTGGTCAATTTCCAAGTGGTTTTAGCCTACAATGTTCATCGCTCTTTTGTCTTCATCTATTATGGAGATATTGCAGAGACCGGACAGCCATGGCAG GCTGGCTATAGCACCCTGGACTCTGCTAGCTCTTTCCTAGTTCCAGCACGCAGTGTCTCAGAGCTCTCATCAAGCAGTAATATCAAGGTGACAGGTTGCTGGGCTTTCCAGGTGGATGGGTCACCAAAAT TGCCAGACAATTTCATACCATTTGGAAATGGAGAAATGGTAACACCCCGTTTGGACAACGGCAGCTCTGAAGCCATTATACTGCAGCagcctttcaaatattttggacgcACTCTGAATCAGACCTTT GTGAACAACAATGGCCTTCTAACGTTTGCTAAGCCGCCGTCCGACTGCATCCCCTTTCTGAACTCTGGAAGAGACCTCATTGCCCCCCTGTGGACTCACTTTGACAACAGACAGGGCGGAACAATCTCCTGTAGAGAGGACACAAGCAGTGATGTGCTGGCACAAGTCAACGCAGCTATTAAACAAAACTCCCCTAACGCAAATTTTACTGCTTCATCAGCTTTTGTAGCTACCTGGGACAACGTGCCATACTATGATGGTAGAGGG GTGGCTACTTTCCAAGTGGTTTTAGCCTCCAGTGTTCAGCGCTCTTTCATCCTGCTGAATTATGGAAACATCTCACAGTTGGGACAAACCTGGCTG GCTGGTTACGACACGGTGGACTCGGCCAATTCTTTCACGATTAAAGTAAGCAACGCCTCAGAACTCTCATCCAGCAGCAATACCAATGTCAATGGTCGCTCCACTTTCCCAGTGGATGGCTCAACAAAAG TGCCAAGCAATTTCCTGCCTTCAGACGATGGCCAAGCAGTGAACTCCACTGCCAACGATGGAAGCTCAGATGCCATTTCCTTGCAGCAGCCTTTCAAATTCTTTGGACGTACATACAGTCAGATCTAT ATGAACAGCAATGGATACCTAACATTTACTAAGCCGCTGCCTGCCTCCAACTCCTCACTGAACCCTAAAAGAGATATCATTGCTCCTCTTTGGACTCAACTTGACAGTAGACGTGGTGGAAGCATCTCTTACATCAATAAGCCAAGCAGTAATGTTCTGGCACAAGTCACTGCAGCGGTCAAGCAATACTTCCCCAACATACCTTTTGCAGCTGCTTCAGCGTTTGTCGCTACCTGGAAAAGTGTGCCCTACAATAATAGCGGAGGG GTGGTCAATTTCCAAGTGGTTTTAGCCTACAATGTTCATCGCTCTTTTGTCTTCATCTATTATGGAGATATTGCAGAGACCGGACAGCCATGGCAG GCTGGCTATAGCACCGTGGACTCTGCTAGCTCTTTCCTAGTTCCAGCACGCAGTGTCTCAGAGCTCTCATCAAGCAGTAATATCAAGGTGACAGGTTGCTGGGCTTTCCAGGTGGATGGGTCACCAAAAT TGCCAGACAATTTCATACCATTTGGAAATGGAGAAATGGTAACACCCCGTTTGGACAACGGCAGCTCTGAAGCCATTATACTGCAGCagcctttcaaatattttggacgcACTCTGTATCAGACCTTTGTAAGAACTGCATTTGTCACTTTCCATATCAAGAGGCATTTTTAA
- the LOC137489072 gene encoding dendrite extension defective protein 1-like yields MCWYSKVATFQVVLVSSVQRSFILLNYGNISEPKQTWVAGYGTVDSVNSFTIEVSNASALSYSSNTNVNGRSSFQVDGTPNLPSNFLPSGNGEVVNPTSDDGSSSAIFLQQPFKYFGRTYNQIFLNSNGFLTFTAPLSAYNSSLVSGRDLIAPLWTQLDSRHGGTISYINIASSKVLAQVNAVVKQNFPNIPFAATSAFVATWDSVPYYNGGGVVSFQVVLAYNVHRSFVLIYYGNVAQKGQPWQAGYSTVDSVSSFTTPTNSVSELSSSSNVNVTGFWALQVDGSPNLPANFLPFGNGEIVTPRSDNASSDAIVLQQPFKYFGSTLNQTYVNNNGLLTFTKPPTDCIPLLNSGRDVIAPLWTHFDNRQGGTISYREDTSSAVLAQVTAAVKQYFPNIAFTALSAFVVTWDSVPYYNGAGVRSKHCFSVN; encoded by the exons ATGTGTTGGTACTCGAAGGTGGCTACTTTCCAAGTGGTTTTAGTCTCCAGTGTTCAGCGCTCTTTTATCCTGCTGAACTATGGAAATATCTCAGAGCCCAAACAAACCTGGGTG GCTGGTTATGGCACGGTGGACTCTGTCAATTCTTTCACAATTGAAGTATCAAATGCCTCAGCACTCTCATACAGCAGCAATACCAATGTGAATGGTCGCTCCTCTTTCCAAGTTGATGGCACACCAAACT TGCCAAGCAATTTCCTACCTTCAGGAAATGGTGAAGTTGTGAACCCCACTTCTGATGATGGAAGCTCAAGTGCCATTTTCTTACAGCAGCCTTTCAAATACTTTGGACGTACATATAATCAGATCTTT CTGAACAGCAATGGGTTTCTAACATTTACTGCGCCGCTGTCTGCCTACAACTCCTCTCTGGTTTCTGGAAGAGACCTCATTGCTCCTCTTTGGACTCAACTTGACAGTAGACATGGAGGAACCATCTCCTATATCAATATTGCAAGCAGTAAAGTACTGGCACAAGTCAACGCAGTGGTCAAGCAAAATTTCCCTAACATACCTTTTGCAGCTACATCAGCATTTGTTGCCACCTGGGACAGTGTGCCCTACTATAATGGTGGAGGG GTGGTCAGTTTCCAAGTGGTTTTAGCCTACAATGTTCATCGCTCTTTTGTCCTGATCTATTATGGAAATGTTGCACAAAAAGGACAACCATGGCAG GCTGGCTATAGCACCGTGGACTCTGTCAGTTCCTTCACAACTCCAACAAACAGCGTCTCAGAACTGTCATCAAGCAGTAATGTCAATGTAACAGGTTTCTGGGCTTTGCAAGTTGATGGCTCACCAAACT TGCCAGCTAATTTCCTACCATTTGGGAATGGAGAAATTGTAACCCCCCGTTCGGATAATGCCAGCTCTGATGCCATTGTATTGCAGCagcctttcaaatattttggaagcACACTGAATCAGACCTAT gTGAATAACAATGGCCTCCTAACATTTACCAAACCACCGACCGACTGCATTCCCCTTCTGAATTCTGGAAGAGACGTCATCGCTCCACTTTGGACTCACTTTGACAACAGACAGGGCGGAACCATTTCTTATAGGGAGGATACAAGCAGTGCTGTACTGGCACAAGTCACTGCAGCTGTTAAACAATATTTCCCTAACATAGCTTTTACAGCTTTGTCAGCTTTTGTTGTTACTTGGGACAGCGTGCCATACTATAATGGTGCAGGGGTAAGatcaaaacattgtttttcagtgaattaa
- the LOC137489167 gene encoding uncharacterized protein, translating to MPCVGTLKVATFQVVLASSVQRSFILLNYGNISKLGQTWLAGYDTVDSANSFTIKVSNASELSSSSNTNVNGRSTFPVDGSTKVPSNFLPSDDGQAVNSTANDGSSDAISLQQPFKFFGRTYSQIYMNSNGYLTFTKPLPASNSSLNPKRDIIAPLWTQLDSRRGGSISYINKPSSNVLAQVTAAVKQYFPNIPFAAASAFVATWKSVPYNNSGGVVNFQVVLAYNVHRSFVFIYYGDIAETGQPWQAGYSTVDSASSFLVPARSVSELSSSSNIKVTGCWAFQVDGSPKLPDNFIPFGNGEMVTPRLDNGSSEAIILQQPFKYFGRTLNQTFVNNNGLLTFAKPPSDCIPFLNSGRDLIAPLWTHFDNRQGGTISCREDTSSDVLAQVNAAIKQNSPNANFTASSAFVATWDNVPYYDGRGVRSDRYLSSELLLSCEEWKDFNAMCW from the exons ATGCCATGTGTTGGTACTTTGAAGGTGGCTACTTTCCAAGTGGTTTTAGCCTCCAGTGTTCAGCGCTCTTTCATCCTGCTGAATTATGGAAACATCTCAAAGTTGGGACAAACCTGGCTG GCTGGTTACGACACGGTGGACTCGGCCAATTCTTTCACGATTAAAGTAAGCAACGCCTCAGAACTCTCATCCAGCAGCAATACCAATGTCAATGGTCGCTCCACTTTCCCAGTGGATGGCTCAACAAAAG TGCCAAGCAATTTCCTGCCTTCAGACGATGGCCAAGCAGTGAACTCCACTGCCAACGATGGAAGCTCAGATGCCATTTCCTTGCAGCAGCCTTTCAAATTCTTTGGACGTACATACAGTCAGATCTAT ATGAACAGCAATGGATACCTAACATTTACTAAGCCGCTGCCTGCCTCCAACTCCTCCCTGAACCCTAAAAGAGATATCATTGCTCCTCTTTGGACTCAACTTGACAGTAGACGTGGTGGAAGCATCTCTTACATCAATAAGCCAAGCAGTAATGTTCTGGCACAGGTCACTGCAGCGGTCAAGCAATACTTCCCCAACATACCTTTTGCAGCTGCTTCAGCGTTTGTCGCTACCTGGAAAAGTGTGCCTTACAATAATAGCGGAGGG GTGGTCAATTTCCAAGTGGTTTTAGCCTACAATGTTCATCGCTCTTTTGTCTTCATCTATTATGGAGATATTGCAGAGACCGGACAGCCATGGCAG GCTGGCTATAGCACCGTGGACTCTGCTAGCTCTTTCCTAGTTCCAGCACGCAGTGTCTCAGAGCTCTCATCAAGCAGTAATATCAAGGTGACAGGTTGCTGGGCTTTCCAGGTGGATGGGTCACCAAAAT TGCCAGACAATTTCATACCATTTGGAAATGGAGAAATGGTAACACCCCGTTTGGACAACGGCAGCTCTGAAGCCATCATACTGCAGCagcctttcaaatattttggacgcACTCTGAATCAGACCTTT GTGAACAACAATGGCCTTCTAACGTTTGCTAAGCCGCCGTCCGACTGCATCCCCTTTCTGAACTCTGGAAGAGACCTCATTGCCCCCCTGTGGACACACTTTGACAACAGACAGGGCGGAACAATCTCCTGTAGAGAGGACACAAGCAGTGATGTGCTGGCACAAGTCAACGCAGCTATTAAACAAAACTCCCCTAACGCAAATTTTACTGCTTCATCAGCTTTTGTAGCTACCTGGGACAACGTGCCATACTATGATGGTAGAGGGGTAAGATCTGATCGTTATTTATCAAGTGAATTATTGCTGTCCTGTGAAGAATGGAAAGATTTTAATGCCATGTGTTGGTAA
- the LOC137489080 gene encoding uncharacterized protein, translating into MPCVGTLKVATFQVVLASSVQRSFILLNYGNISKLGQTWLAGYDTVDSANSFTIKVSNASELSSSSNTNVNGRSTFPVDGSTKVPSNFLPSDDGQAVNSTANDGSSDAISLQQPFKFFGRTYSQIYMNSNGYLTFTKPLPASNSSLNPKRDIIAPLWTQLDSRRGGSISYINKPSSNVLAQVTAAVKQYFPNIPFAAASAFVATWKSVPYNNSGGVVNFQVVLAYNVHRSFVFIYYGDIAETGQSWQAGYSTVDSASSFLVPARSVSELSSSSNIKVTGCWAFQVDGSPKLPDNFIPFGNGEMVTPRLDNGSSEAIILQQPFKYFGRTLNQTFVNNNGLLTFAKPPSDCIPFLNSGRDLIAPLWTHFDNRQGGTISCREDTSSDVLAQVNAAIKQNSPNASFTASSAFVATWDNVPYYDGRGVRSDRYLSSELLLSCEVWKDFNAMCWYFEGGYFPSGFSLQCSALFHPAELWKHLKVGTNLAGWLRHGGLGQFFHD; encoded by the exons ATGCCATGTGTTGGTACTTTGAAGGTGGCTACTTTCCAAGTGGTTTTAGCCTCCAGTGTTCAGCGCTCTTTCATCCTGCTGAATTATGGAAACATCTCAAAGTTGGGACAAACCTGGCTG GCTGGTTACGACACGGTGGACTCGGCCAATTCTTTCACGATTAAAGTAAGCAACGCCTCAGAACTCTCATCCAGCAGCAATACCAATGTGAATGGTCGCTCCACTTTCCCAGTGGATGGCTCAACAAAAG TGCCAAGCAATTTCCTGCCTTCAGACGATGGCCAAGCAGTGAACTCCACTGCCAACGATGGAAGCTCAGATGCCATTTCCTTGCAGCAGCCTTTCAAATTCTTTGGACGTACATACAGTCAGATCTAT ATGAACAGCAATGGATACCTAACATTTACTAAGCCGCTGCCTGCCTCCAACTCCTCCCTGAACCCTAAAAGAGATATCATTGCTCCTCTTTGGACTCAACTTGACAGTAGACGTGGTGGAAGCATCTCTTACATCAATAAGCCAAGCAGTAATGTTCTGGCACAAGTCACTGCAGCGGTCAAGCAATACTTCCCCAACATACCTTTTGCAGCTGCTTCAGCGTTTGTCGCTACCTGGAAAAGTGTGCCCTACAATAATAGCGGAGGG GTGGTCAATTTCCAAGTGGTTTTAGCCTACAATGTTCATCGCTCTTTTGTCTTCATCTATTATGGAGATATTGCAGAGACCGGACAGTCATGGCAG GCTGGCTATAGCACCGTGGACTCTGCTAGCTCTTTCCTAGTTCCAGCACGCAGTGTCTCAGAGCTCTCATCAAGCAGTAATATCAAGGTGACAGGTTGCTGGGCTTTCCAGGTGGATGGGTCACCAAAAT TGCCAGACAATTTCATACCATTTGGAAATGGAGAAATGGTAACACCCCGTTTGGACAACGGCAGCTCTGAAGCCATTATACTGCAGCagcctttcaaatattttggacgcACTCTGAATCAGACCTTT GTGAACAACAATGGCCTTCTAACGTTTGCTAAGCCGCCGTCCGACTGCATCCCCTTTCTGAACTCTGGAAGAGACCTCATTGCCCCCCTGTGGACTCACTTTGACAACAGACAGGGCGGAACAATCTCCTGTAGAGAGGACACAAGCAGTGATGTGCTGGCACAAGTCAACGCAGCTATTAAACAAAACTCCCCTAACGCAAGTTTTACTGCTTCATCAGCTTTTGTAGCTACCTGGGACAACGTGCCATACTATGATGGTAGAGGGGTAAGATCTGATCGTTATTTATCAAGTGAGTTATTGCTGTCCTGTGAAGTATGGAAAGATTTTAATGCCATGTGTTGGTACTTTGAAGGTGGCTACTTTCCAAGTGGTTTTAGCCTCCAGTGTTCAGCGCTCTTTCATCCTGCTGAATTATGGAAACATCTCAAAGTTGGGACAAACCTGGCTG GCTGGTTACGACACGGTGGACTCGGCCAATTCTTTCACGATTAA
- the LOC141380626 gene encoding sushi, nidogen and EGF-like domain-containing protein 1, which yields MNSNGYLTFTKPLPASNSSSSLNPKRDIIAPLWTQLDSRRGGSISYINKPSSNVLAQVTAAVKQYFPNIPFAAASAFVATWKSVPYNNSGGVVNFQVVLAYNVHRSFVFIYYGDIAETGQPWQAGYSTVDSASSFLVPARSVSELSSSSNIKVTGCWAFQVDGSPKLPDNFIPFGNGEMVTPRLDNGSSEAIILQQPFKYFGRTLNQTFVRTAFVTFHIKRHF from the exons ATGAACAGCAATGGATACCTAACATTTACTAAGCCGCTGCCTGCCTCCAACTCCTCCTCCTCCCTGAACCCTAAAAGAGATATCATTGCTCCTCTTTGGACTCAACTTGACAGTAGACGTGGTGGAAGCATCTCTTACATCAATAAGCCAAGCAGTAATGTTCTGGCACAAGTCACTGCAGCGGTCAAGCAATACTTCCCCAACATACCTTTTGCAGCTGCTTCAGCGTTTGTCGCTACCTGGAAAAGTGTGCCCTACAATAATAGCGGAGGG GTGGTCAATTTCCAAGTGGTTTTAGCCTACAATGTTCATCGCTCTTTTGTCTTCATCTATTATGGAGATATTGCAGAGACCGGACAGCCATGGCAG GCTGGCTATAGCACCGTGGACTCTGCTAGCTCTTTCCTAGTTCCAGCACGCAGTGTCTCAGAGCTCTCATCAAGCAGTAATATCAAGGTGACAGGTTGCTGGGCTTTCCAGGTGGATGGGTCACCAAAAT TGCCAGACAATTTCATACCATTTGGAAATGGAGAAATGGTAACACCCCGTTTGGACAACGGCAGCTCTGAAGCCATCATACTGCAGCagcctttcaaatattttggacgtACTCTGAATCAGACCTTTGTAAGAACTGCATTTGTCACTTTCCATATCAAGAGGCATTTTTAA
- the LOC137489166 gene encoding uncharacterized protein isoform X1 codes for MPCVGTLKVATFQVVLASSVQRSFILLNYGNISQLGQTWLAGYDTVDSANSFTIKVSNASELSSSSNTNVNGRSTFPVDGSTKVPSNFLPSDDGQAVNSTANDGSSDAISLQQPFKFFGRTYSQIYMNSNGYLTFTKPLPAFNSSLNPKRDIIAPLWTQLDSRRGGSISYINKPSSNVLAQVTAAVKQYFPNIPFAAASAFVATWKSVPYNNSGGVVNFQVVLAYNVHRSFVFIYYGDIAETGQPWQAGYSTVDSASSFLVPARSVSELSSSSNIKVTGCWAFQVDGSPKLPDNFIPFGNGEMVTPRLDNGSSEAIILQQPFKYFGRTLNQTFVNNNGLLTFAKPPSDCIPFLNSGRDLIAPLWTHFDNRQGGTISCREDTSSDVLAQVNAAIKQNSPNASFTASSAFVATWDNVPYYDGRGVRSDRYLSSELLLSCEVWKDFNAMCWYFEGGYFPSGFSLQCSALFHPAELWKHLKVGTNLAGWLRHGGLGQFFHD; via the exons ATGCCATGTGTTGGTACTTTGAAGGTGGCTACTTTCCAAGTGGTTTTAGCCTCCAGTGTTCAGCGCTCTTTCATCCTGCTGAATTATGGAAACATCTCACAGTTGGGACAAACCTGGCTG GCTGGTTACGACACGGTGGACTCGGCCAATTCTTTCACGATTAAAGTAAGCAACGCCTCAGAACTCTCATCCAGCAGCAATACCAATGTGAATGGTCGCTCCACTTTCCCAGTGGATGGCTCAACAAAAG TGCCAAGCAATTTCCTGCCTTCAGACGATGGCCAAGCAGTGAACTCCACTGCCAACGATGGAAGCTCAGATGCCATTTCCTTGCAGCAGCCTTTCAAATTCTTTGGACGTACATACAGTCAGATCTAT ATGAACAGCAATGGATACCTAACATTTACTAAGCCGCTGCCTGCCTTCAACTCCTCCCTGAACCCTAAAAGAGATATCATTGCTCCTCTTTGGACTCAACTTGACAGTAGACGTGGTGGAAGCATCTCTTACATCAATAAGCCAAGCAGTAATGTTCTGGCACAAGTCACTGCAGCGGTCAAGCAATACTTCCCCAACATACCTTTTGCAGCTGCTTCAGCATTTGTCGCTACCTGGAAAAGTGTGCCCTACAATAATAGCGGAGGG GTGGTCAATTTCCAAGTGGTTTTAGCCTACAATGTTCATCGCTCTTTTGTCTTCATCTATTATGGAGATATTGCAGAGACCGGACAGCCATGGCAG GCTGGCTATAGCACCGTGGACTCTGCTAGCTCTTTCCTAGTTCCAGCACGCAGTGTCTCAGAGCTCTCATCAAGCAGTAATATCAAGGTGACAGGTTGCTGGGCTTTCCAGGTGGATGGGTCACCAAAAT TGCCAGACAATTTCATACCATTTGGAAATGGAGAAATGGTAACACCCCGTTTGGACAACGGCAGCTCTGAAGCCATCATACTGCAGCagcctttcaaatattttggacgcACTCTGAATCAGACCTTT GTGAACAACAATGGCCTTCTAACGTTTGCTAAGCCGCCGTCCGACTGCATCCCCTTTCTGAACTCTGGAAGAGACCTCATTGCCCCCCTGTGGACTCACTTTGACAACAGACAGGGCGGAACAATCTCCTGTAGAGAGGACACAAGCAGTGATGTGCTGGCACAAGTCAACGCAGCTATTAAACAAAACTCCCCTAACGCAAGTTTTACTGCTTCATCAGCTTTTGTAGCTACCTGGGACAACGTGCCATACTATGATGGTAGAGGGGTAAGATCTGATCGTTATTTATCAAGTGAGTTATTGCTGTCCTGTGAAGTATGGAAAGATTTTAATGCCATGTGTTGGTACTTTGAAGGTGGCTACTTTCCAAGTGGTTTTAGCCTCCAGTGTTCAGCGCTCTTTCATCCTGCTGAATTATGGAAACATCTCAAAGTTGGGACAAACCTGGCTG GCTGGTTACGACACGGTGGACTCGGCCAATTCTTTCACGATTAA
- the LOC137489076 gene encoding sushi, nidogen and EGF-like domain-containing protein 1, translated as MPCVGNLKVATFQVVLASSVQRSFILLNYGNISKLGQTWLAGYDTVDSANSFTIKVSNASELSSSSNTNVNGRSTFPVDGSTKVPSNFLPSDDGQAVNSTANDGSSDAISLQQPFKFFGRTYSQIYMNSNGYLTFTKPLPASNSSSSLNPKRDIIAPLWTQLDSRRGGSISYINKPSSNVLAQVTAAVKQYFPNIPFAAASAFVATWKSVPYNNSGGVVNFQVVLAYNVHRSFVFIYYGDIAETGQPWQAGYSTVDSASSFLVPARSVSELSSSSNIKVTGCWAFQVDGSPKLPDNFIPFGNGEMVTPRLDNGSSEAIILQQPFKYFGRTLNQTFVRTAFVTFHIKRHF; from the exons ATGCCATGTGTTGGTAATTTGAAGGTGGCTACTTTCCAAGTGGTTTTAGCCTCCAGTGTCCAGCGCTCTTTCATCCTGCTGAATTATGGAAACATCTCAAAGTTGGGACAAACCTGGCTG GCTGGTTACGACACGGTGGACTCGGCCAATTCTTTCACGATTAAAGTAAGCAACGCCTCAGAACTCTCATCCAGCAGCAATACCAATGTGAATGGTCGCTCCACTTTCCCAGTGGATGGCTCAACAAAAG TGCCAAGCAATTTCCTGCCTTCAGACGATGGCCAAGCAGTGAACTCCACTGCCAACGATGGAAGCTCAGATGCCATTTCCTTGCAGCAGCCTTTCAAATTCTTTGGACGTACATACAGTCAGATCTAT ATGAACAGCAATGGATACCTAACATTTACTAAGCCGCTGCCTGCCTCCAACTCCTCCTCCTCCCTGAACCCTAAAAGAGATATCATTGCTCCTCTTTGGACTCAACTTGACAGTAGACGTGGTGGAAGCATCTCTTACATCAATAAGCCAAGCAGTAATGTTCTGGCACAAGTCACTGCAGCGGTCAAGCAATACTTCCCCAACATACCTTTTGCAGCTGCTTCAGCGTTTGTCGCTACCTGGAAAAGTGTGCCCTACAATAATAGCGGAGGG GTGGTCAATTTCCAAGTGGTTTTAGCCTACAATGTTCATCGCTCTTTTGTCTTCATCTATTATGGAGATATTGCAGAGACCGGACAGCCATGGCAG GCTGGCTATAGCACCGTGGACTCTGCTAGCTCTTTCCTAGTTCCAGCACGCAGTGTCTCAGAGCTCTCATCAAGCAGTAATATCAAGGTGACAGGTTGCTGGGCTTTCCAGGTGGATGGGTCACCAAAAT TGCCAGACAATTTCATACCATTTGGAAATGGAGAAATGGTAACACCCCGTTTGGACAACGGCAGCTCTGAAGCCATCATACTGCAGCagcctttcaaatattttggacgtACTCTGAATCAGACCTTTGTAAGAACTGCATTTGTCACTTTCCATATCAAGAGGCATTTTTAA